Within Claveliimonas bilis, the genomic segment GTCGCTCCCTATTTTTCATAAAACAGACCAAATCTAAGATGGTAGTGAAAATACCCACATCTGCCGGATTTGATCCTGAATGTCCGCAAACACCCACTCCTTTTCCGAATTTGCCTTGCTGAAAGGATCGTTTAGGGTTACTTTTCCATCTTTATATCCTGTCAGCACAAGAAAATGACCTACGTCTGTAAAATCGCCCGGCAGCATGCTGCAGACTACCGGATGACCTGCCTGCAGTTCTGCCGCCAGCGAGCTTTCATCCAGCATGGTTTCCTGACAGCGAAGGCCCCAGTCTGACGCCGCGCTCTCCAGCATCGCCCAGTATGTATTATTACTTTCATCGATATAGCCCCGCTCTTCGCTGTATTTTGCCATCCTGTAGGGCGTTGCCGTTACATCGCCGGTCAATCCTACGATCACCATGGACATACAGGTGGGCCCGCATCCGCTGGAAGCGATAATACTCGTTCCGTAGGAAGCATATCCCCATCTTTCATCCCATTGCAGGTAATGGGGAATCTGTCCCTCTTCCGTCGGGCCTTCTACCGTATCCGGAATTTCTTTATCTTTATTCTGGGCATAATCTTTTACAAAATCAATCAGCTCATCATTTTTATCTACCAGGCTTATGATCTCATCCGGACAACCTTCCTCTTTTGCTTCTTCCTTTGCCGCCGCAATCTGTTCTGCTTTCTTTTCCTCCGGCGTCTTGGACGCTTCCTCTTCTTCCATGGCTTTCCTTTGTTCGTCTGCCGCCTTTTCGCGTTCCGCCTGCTCTCTGGCTTCCGCCTGCGCCTTTTCCCTCTCTGCTTTCACTTCGTTTAAGGCATACCCGCCTGCTGCCCCTCCTGCCAGAATCAAGGCTGCTCCTATACACATCGCCTTTATTTCTACAATTCTGCTGTTCTTCTCTCTTTCCTTTTTGCTGTCCTGATTCTCTCGGATATTCTTCTGTATATCTGTCACCTCTATCGTTTTTTTCTTTTATACAGGAGTCTTCCGGCCAGCACAGACAATGCCCCGGCAAAAATACACAGATCTCCTATATTGAATGTTACAGCCTGCGCCTTCTTCCATTTTGTCTTTACTGCAAGATAGTCCACAACTCTCCCGCGGACAGCGCGGTCAAAAAAATTGCTCCATGCGCCTCCTGATGCAAGCATGATCCCCGTTTTTTCAAGAACTCTTTTCTTCTGTGTCATAAGAAACTGTCCATAAAGAAAAACAGCGGCGCCCACTGCACAGGAAACGCCTGTTACAATTTTCGGCCGTTTTTCCAAAATATTGAAAGCAAACCCTTCATTGTAAACCTTCCGAAGGATCACGCGGCCTCCCATGATCTCTTTTTCGTCTGACTCGCCCAGATTCCGCTCTACAGACTGTTTGATCAAAATATCCGCCGTTGCTGTCAAAATCGGAATAGACTGCAGAAATACCGTCATATGTTTCTTTCTGTTAATTTCAGATTTCTTCTTTAATGCGTACAATCTGTTCTTCGTATTTTTCAATTTCCTCTTCCCGTTTCTCAATAGCTTCACACAATGCGATCATATCCATATCCTGGATCTCATTCTTTGTAAATTTCTCGTATATCGATCTGCCGATATCTTCAAAATCCCTTCTGTTTCCTCTCTTCAAAGAACGGATTTCCCCTTTCAGTCTCTGTATCTCCAGGGAATCTCCGGCACGTCTGCTTAAATCACTTGCCACATCAGATACTCTTTTTCCAAATTCATCAAAAAAATCTGCCATTTATCATCTCTCCTTTGTCTCATATCTGTCTTAACCGATCCAGAGTATGGTACAGATCCAGGGTTCCGTATCCCCATTCCCTGTTCGGATATGGTTCTCCCGGTCTCTGCCTGGCTCCCAGGATAAACAGGTTTTTAAGCTGCAGCGTATCTACTCCGCTGCTTCCCACATGATAGCGGAGCCACTCTGTCATCAGCGCGGCGGCTCCCGCGGTAATGGCTGCGGCAGCGCTGGAGCCTGATCTTTCCTGGAATCTTCCTCCCGGAACGGCACCTATAATGCCGACACCCGGCGCTGCAAGATCCGGTTTTATCTCTCCAGTTCTAGTATATCCTCTACCGGAATTAATATCAATACTATTCTCTGTTCCATTATAAAAGCCACAGGAAATGGCAGAACTTACGGCTGATGGCGCCGTCAGCGTTGTATTGGGATCAGACCTGAGAAAAAACACCTCACCGTTCAGAAAATTTTCTACAGGGAGCCAGAGATGAAACTCACCTCCTGCCAGCTGTACCGGCTCTACGATTACTTTCCATATTCCCGGTGAGGGATGCCCGAACCTGAAAAAAATCAACTGGGAATTATTCCTCTCTACCAAAAGACGGTAATCTACCGAGACTTCTGTTTGGTCAAACACAAACTGAAACACTGCGTTTCCTCCAGGCTGCACTCCGATTCCCTGCTTCACTTCCCCGGAGGGAGACACAAGAGAAATTGTCAGGATATTGGGAATGTCAGACCAGAGCTCTGTCACAAAACCTCCCACTCCTTCCCCGACCCGTATCTCTACCTCGCTTCTGTCATCCCTGTCCGCAAGCCTGTCAGAAAAATGCCTCCGTCCCGCCGCTTCATTTCCTGTCCCTGTCACGATCCCGCGGTTGATGATGTTGGAATAATATTCCAAAAGAACAGCAAGGGGCAGTGTCCCGTTATGTCCGCCCATACTGGTTCCAAGAGCAATACACAGGATCAACGGCATATTTTTCCGCTCTGCCAGATCCGCAAGGTACTGTACTCCCAGCATAATATCATTTTCCTGGTAACATACAGCTTCCGGAGCAATATAATAAAATTCTTTCAGATACTGCTTGGCTTCCTTCAGCTTTACCACAGCCAGCGTGGCTTCCGGAGCTGCTCCCAGAAATTTACCGGATTCATCTGCTCCTCCTGCAGCCACGCTGGCAATAAATGTTCCGTGTCCGTTTCTATCCATGCTTGGAACGATCTGAAAAGGATCCTCTGATGCCAGAGCCCGGTTGATTTCTTCCTCTGTATATTCTGTACCGTAGAGAAATCCTTCCGGAGTCATTCCATCCTGTATGGTCTGATCCCAGATGGCTGCAATCCTTGTGCCTCCATCCAGAGCACGGAACACCGGATGGGTATAATCGATCCCGGTATCTACGAAACCGATCATCACGTTTTCTCCCATCAGCTCTAAAGTAGGATAATTCTGTACCTGTGTGATCCCGGCCTGATTCATGGCTTCCATATCAAGGAGAGCATAGCATTTGGGGACAGAACTGTATGGAAACCGTTCAAATCCTATAGGATCCGCAAGAGGCTGATCAATATAGATCACATCATACCCCGCCTGTGTCCTCTGGCGGCAAAGCTTTTCCTCCGGAACCTGAAAATCAATTCTTCCCCCTCTGGATGATACGATAAAATCCCGATACTCCTCTGACAAGATTCTCTGACGGCAAAGTTTAAAATCAGGCATAAAAATACCTCATATGCTTTTTCAATTAAGTATATGAGGTATCAAAAACTCTATTCCTGCAGTCAAAGATTTCCGCCTGTATTTCACTGTTTTTTCTCGCCCATATTTTCGTAGAAACTGGAAATCTCCTGCTCTTTCGGCACTGGCAGATCCGGTCCCTTCCGGAAAATAATCTTTAAGAGCACCGGGGTTACGATAGTCGTCAGGACGACCATAATAATGACAGGCCCGAGGAATACGGACCCCAGAAGTCCTAAAGCCATACCTTTGTTTGCCACGATGAGAGCCACCTCACCTCTGGAGATCATACCCACGCCGATCCTTCTGCACTGATAATTCTTATAATGGCAGATCTTTGCGCCAAATCCGCAGCCGATGATCTTCGTCACAACAGCAACGATCACGAGCAGAACGGAAAAAATCACAATGGTGGAATCCATTTTCGGAAGGACAACTTTCAGCCCGATACTGGCAAAAAACACCGGTGACAGAAGCAGATAGGAAATGGTGTTAAATCTTTCCTGCAGATACTCTGCTTTCTCGGTATTGGCGATGATCAGACCTGCAAAAAAGGCTCCGGTAATATCCGCCACACCGAAAAATTCTTCTGCACAGTAAGACATGACAAGGCAGAATACAAAAGCAAGGATCACATGTCTTCTCAATCCTTTTTCTGCATGATCTACCCAGGAATGGTACCATCTGTACACCACAACTCCAACCACTGCGGCAAAAACAAAAAATCCCAGAATCTTCAGCAGGACTACCGCTATACTGACAGAAGAATCTGCCATGCTGGTTACAATGGTAAGCCCGATGATACCTAAAATATCATCTATGATAGCCGCGCCAAGGATCGCATTTCCGGAGCGGGTCTTTAATTTCCCCAGCTCTTTTAAAGTCTCTACCGAGATACTCACCGATGTGGCTGTCAGTATGATACCGATAAATATATTCTGCAGCATAAGGCTGGCTGCTGCATCTGACTCGATCACGCCAGGCCTGTTAAAAAGATAGGACAGGGCAAAACCGCCTGCAAGAGGGACAAGCACCCCGCACATGGCAATGACAAAAGACGCCTTGCCGCTGGCTTTCAGTTCATTAATATCTGTTTCCATTCCCGCACAGAACATCAGCACGATCACTCCCAGCTCTGCCACGGAAGTAATAAAGGCCGTCTCTTCAAGAATCCCGAATACAGCCGGGCCAAGGATAAGCCCCGCAAGAAGCGCCCCTACTACCTGAGGCATCTGCACTCTTCTCGTTGCAAGCCCTAAAAGTTTGGTACAAAGTAAAATAATCGCCAAATCCAGCAAATAACTATAATCCATTTCCTGTCCCCTCGTAATCTCTAATATTTTATCCTTCCAGAAGTGCTGGTTCCTGACCTCTCAAAGTAATGATCGGTCCTCCGGTCCCCTGTATGTAACTTTCTGTAATCGTCACCTGTCCGATAGAATCATCTTTTGGTATCTCATACATGATATCCAGCATAAATTCCTCAATGATTGCCCGAAGCGCTCTGGCCCCTGTATCCTTCTCCATCGCTTTTCTTGCAATAGCCCTCAATGCGGAATCATCAAATTCCAGCTTCACCTCATCCAGAGCAAGCAATTTCTGATACTGCTTCAAAATCGCATTTTTCGGCTCTTTCAGTATCTTTACATACATATCTTCATCCAGTCCCTGCAAAGTAAAGACGATAGGAAGACGCCCGAGAAATTCCGGGATCATACCAAAATTTCTTAAGTCTTCTGTTGTCACTTTTCCAAGGATATTTTTATCATGATCATATTTATCCTTCAGATCTGCATTAAATCCAATGGCAGCCTGTTTTGTAAGACGTTCCTTTATAATATTTTCCAGATCCGGGAAAGCTCCTCCGCATATAAAGAGAATATTCCGGGTATTAACCGTGGTCAGCGGAACCATGGCATTTTTGCTGTTGGCTCCAACCGGAACTTCCACCTCGCTCCCTTCCAGAAGCTTCAGCATTCCCTGCTGTACGGATTCTCCGCTTACATCCCTCTGATTGGTGTTTTTCTTTTTCGCGATCTTATCGATTTCATCGATAAAAATGATTCCCTGTTCTGCTTTCTCCACATCATTGTCCGCCGCTGCCAGAAGCTTTGACACGACACTTTCTATGTCGTCGCCGATATAACCGGCCTCTGTAAGAGATGTGGCATCCGTAATGGCAAGAGGTACATCCAGAAGCCGCGCCAGCGTCTTTACAAGATAGGTTTTTCCGGATCCTGTCGGTCCGATCATCAGCATATTGGACTTCTCAATCTCAATATCATCCATAGTATCTGTAGCTACCCGCTTATAGTGGTTGTATACAGCCACGGACATAACCTTTTTGGCATATTCCTGCCCTACCACATACTCATCAAGTTTTGCTTTGATCTTATGAGGCGCTGGAATGTTGTTAATATCAAGAAGGGGCTTCTTCTCCTCGCCCTCTTTTCTCTTCTTGATCTTCTGCTGTTTTGGCACTGCATTTTCCAGATCAGACATGTTGAAGATCTGAACGCCCGGTATATTCATCAGCTTGCTGTAATCAATCTGCCCGTTTGTCATGGCGTCAAAACTCTTCTGCATACAGTCGGAGCAGACAGAAATATTGTTGGGAAGATCGATCATTTTTCCTGCTGTGCTCTCCGGGCGGTGACAAATGAAACAGATCTTCTCATATTCGTCTTCTTTCTTGGTTTTTTCTACTTCTACTTCTGAGTCATTTACTTTTTCAATCTCATTTTCATTGTTCTGATCTCTTTCTGACATGATGACTCCTTTCTATTTCTTTCTCTCTTCTATCATCTGAAGGAAGGCTTCCTCCGACAAAATCGGAATCCCAAGCTCCCTTGCCTTTTTGTTTTTGGACGATGTGGATGCTGTATCATTGTTGATCAGATATGTCGTTTTAGATGTG encodes:
- a CDS encoding signal peptidase II, with the translated sequence MTVFLQSIPILTATADILIKQSVERNLGESDEKEIMGGRVILRKVYNEGFAFNILEKRPKIVTGVSCAVGAAVFLYGQFLMTQKKRVLEKTGIMLASGGAWSNFFDRAVRGRVVDYLAVKTKWKKAQAVTFNIGDLCIFAGALSVLAGRLLYKRKKR
- a CDS encoding cation:proton antiporter, giving the protein MDYSYLLDLAIILLCTKLLGLATRRVQMPQVVGALLAGLILGPAVFGILEETAFITSVAELGVIVLMFCAGMETDINELKASGKASFVIAMCGVLVPLAGGFALSYLFNRPGVIESDAAASLMLQNIFIGIILTATSVSISVETLKELGKLKTRSGNAILGAAIIDDILGIIGLTIVTSMADSSVSIAVVLLKILGFFVFAAVVGVVVYRWYHSWVDHAEKGLRRHVILAFVFCLVMSYCAEEFFGVADITGAFFAGLIIANTEKAEYLQERFNTISYLLLSPVFFASIGLKVVLPKMDSTIVIFSVLLVIVAVVTKIIGCGFGAKICHYKNYQCRRIGVGMISRGEVALIVANKGMALGLLGSVFLGPVIIMVVLTTIVTPVLLKIIFRKGPDLPVPKEQEISSFYENMGEKKQ
- a CDS encoding S8 family peptidase, translated to MPDFKLCRQRILSEEYRDFIVSSRGGRIDFQVPEEKLCRQRTQAGYDVIYIDQPLADPIGFERFPYSSVPKCYALLDMEAMNQAGITQVQNYPTLELMGENVMIGFVDTGIDYTHPVFRALDGGTRIAAIWDQTIQDGMTPEGFLYGTEYTEEEINRALASEDPFQIVPSMDRNGHGTFIASVAAGGADESGKFLGAAPEATLAVVKLKEAKQYLKEFYYIAPEAVCYQENDIMLGVQYLADLAERKNMPLILCIALGTSMGGHNGTLPLAVLLEYYSNIINRGIVTGTGNEAAGRRHFSDRLADRDDRSEVEIRVGEGVGGFVTELWSDIPNILTISLVSPSGEVKQGIGVQPGGNAVFQFVFDQTEVSVDYRLLVERNNSQLIFFRFGHPSPGIWKVIVEPVQLAGGEFHLWLPVENFLNGEVFFLRSDPNTTLTAPSAVSSAISCGFYNGTENSIDINSGRGYTRTGEIKPDLAAPGVGIIGAVPGGRFQERSGSSAAAAITAGAAALMTEWLRYHVGSSGVDTLQLKNLFILGARQRPGEPYPNREWGYGTLDLYHTLDRLRQI
- the clpX gene encoding ATP-dependent Clp protease ATP-binding subunit ClpX codes for the protein MSERDQNNENEIEKVNDSEVEVEKTKKEDEYEKICFICHRPESTAGKMIDLPNNISVCSDCMQKSFDAMTNGQIDYSKLMNIPGVQIFNMSDLENAVPKQQKIKKRKEGEEKKPLLDINNIPAPHKIKAKLDEYVVGQEYAKKVMSVAVYNHYKRVATDTMDDIEIEKSNMLMIGPTGSGKTYLVKTLARLLDVPLAITDATSLTEAGYIGDDIESVVSKLLAAADNDVEKAEQGIIFIDEIDKIAKKKNTNQRDVSGESVQQGMLKLLEGSEVEVPVGANSKNAMVPLTTVNTRNILFICGGAFPDLENIIKERLTKQAAIGFNADLKDKYDHDKNILGKVTTEDLRNFGMIPEFLGRLPIVFTLQGLDEDMYVKILKEPKNAILKQYQKLLALDEVKLEFDDSALRAIARKAMEKDTGARALRAIIEEFMLDIMYEIPKDDSIGQVTITESYIQGTGGPIITLRGQEPALLEG
- a CDS encoding C39 family peptidase, which codes for MTDIQKNIRENQDSKKEREKNSRIVEIKAMCIGAALILAGGAAGGYALNEVKAEREKAQAEAREQAEREKAADEQRKAMEEEEASKTPEEKKAEQIAAAKEEAKEEGCPDEIISLVDKNDELIDFVKDYAQNKDKEIPDTVEGPTEEGQIPHYLQWDERWGYASYGTSIIASSGCGPTCMSMVIVGLTGDVTATPYRMAKYSEERGYIDESNNTYWAMLESAASDWGLRCQETMLDESSLAAELQAGHPVVCSMLPGDFTDVGHFLVLTGYKDGKVTLNDPFSKANSEKEWVFADIQDQIRQMWVFSLPS